Genomic window (Lycium barbarum isolate Lr01 chromosome 2, ASM1917538v2, whole genome shotgun sequence):
CAGGCACAATTGACATCATTAATAAAATTCTATCGCAGCACGATGGACCCATTAAGACATTTCTCCTTGATATTCCAGTAATAGATTCGTCTGAGCACTCAATTATTGATCAATGGATTCTATATTTGTCAAATGGTCTCATGGATTTCACCCTTTTGAATCTAGAAAATGTCTATGCTCCATATAAGTTGCATTCCGTCGTGTTCAGTATGAAACTAGTATATTTGAAACTGTCAAACTGCATTTTGAGGCCGCCTTGCAGTTTTGGAGGTTTCAGCAGGCTCAGAAGTCTTCAACTAAATCGAGTCATCTTTGAATTAGACGTTGCAACTTATTTCCTCCGGTTTCCAAACCTTAAGTTGCTGGAGTTTCAAGAGTGTAGTGGTCTTCATCATTTGAGTATACATGCTCCAGAACTTTCAACCTTAAAATTCGAAGACTGTGGCATTGACATAATTAAACTGGATACTGTCATGGACTGTCGTAAGTTGAAGGTTTTTGGAGTTTTTTTACAAGAAGTAGTTTCACAAAACAGACAACATGAAGCTATGAAATGGATAAAACTTCTGAGCAGCTGGCCTGAACTTAGAGCACTTGTTTTGGACAGATACTTCATCAAGGTAAGATGGAAATTGGTATCTTTACATAGCTTAGAATGACGCCACACATATTTGTAATtattaaagttcttcttttgggGTTTTTTTGCTGTCTAGTTTTTGGCTTCTGCTAATGTAGCAGGGAGGTTGTCAGTGAGGCTCAATCAGGGCGTTCTCGGTCTTTATGATCTCGATTTTAATAATAAAGATCACATATTTTCCTTTCTATGCATCCTTAGAAGCTCTCCTAGTTTGATGTCACTTAGAATTTTGGTGAGTTGTTGAGTTCATAAGCTGTTACTCATTTTCCGAGTATAGAGTTGCGTATCATAATAATCTTTTCTTTATTCTACTTTTAGTTGAGAGCTTCCAGGGAAATAGATGTAAATCATTTTGAAGGACAACGTTGCAGCAGGATCGATGAACTGAATAACCTTCGAGCTCTGGAAATATCTAACTTCCATGGTTCAAGAGCGGAATTGACGTTTGTAAACTTAGTGTTGGCGTCTGCTCTGTCCCTCCAGAAGATCGTAGTTGAAGTAGACAAAGAAGTTAGTGAAAGCCAGGCCATTAAGATTACTGAGGAGTTATAACAATTCTCTCGACCAGATCTAATTGAATTACAAGTAATATTCCAATGATAAAAGTTATGATCACTCACCGCTGTTATGATTCCTATATTCTTTTGATCCCTTATTGATAAAGGGAATTTGAGCTTTTAGTCACtcaaatattgataaattttgatCTAGATTCTGGTGATATACTTGGCCAAGTACATTAACATTCAATTGAGTAAAATGTGCGCTTTTGTTCTTTCTACTTGTGAATCTTGACAAATGTAACAAACTATTGACCATTACATTTACATCCACCAATCTGTTTAGGATTGATAagcaattgttgttgttgttatggtatTAACCGTtacatcatttatatatatatatatatatatatatatatatatgcgctaCGTTAAGTTTGTATCCGTACTCCATATGTGAGGGTGCGACACCAAATATTACTCTCtctgtcttaatttatgtgatatacttttctttttagtccgtctaaaaaagaatgatacatttctatatttagaaataatttaatataaaatttctctttttatgatttacagtc
Coding sequences:
- the LOC132628338 gene encoding uncharacterized protein LOC132628338; the encoded protein is MTCSSERREDGQDKVDGLTDLPINVIYQIQEHMDIEDIARICVLSSQWRHHDGPIKTFLLDIPVIDSSEHSIIDQWILYLSNGLMDFTLLNLENVYAPYKLHSVVFSMKLVYLKLSNCILRPPCSFGGFSRLRSLQLNRVIFELDVATYFLRFPNLKLLEFQECSGLHHLSIHAPELSTLKFEDCGIDIIKLDTVMDCRKLKVFGVFLQEVVSQNRQHEAMKWIKLLSSWPELRALVLDRYFIKFLASANVAGRLSVRLNQGVLGLYDLDFNNKDHIFSFLCILRSSPSLMSLRILLRASREIDVNHFEGQRCSRIDELNNLRALEISNFHGSRAELTFVNLVLASALSLQKIVVEVDKEVSESQAIKITEEL